The DNA sequence AAAGATGGGGATGCTACCTTGACGCATCTGCTCAGTGGGGCTCATGAGCGATCTCTAAAATGTTGGGTTGACTCTGGACAAGTCAGAAGGCGGCCGGCTTCTTGTGAGGCCACGTGATGTCCGTGGGCGTCTTCactcttttaagtcttttttcctaaaaatccTGTTCCTCACTGCTCTTCTACAGTCAAGACGGTCAACGCGTCTCATCAGGCAGCGCTGAGGGTCTGTGGGGAGCTCCGCATTCTTTACCTCTGTGTGGTTATTTACGCCCCCAGCGAAAAATCCTGGAAGGAGAATAGttctttttcccccaaactctTTCTGTGGACTTACACTGAATCCAGCTAGTTTCTGCTCTAAGGTttggaatattctttctttcttaacttttattgGTTTACTTCCTGATAACTTATTTAGGGCTGGTATCCTAATTTAGAGAATGGAATATTTATGACATGCATAAGGAAAAGCCCAGCCTTCTCTGCTCCAGTACGTCAAAGCCAGCCAGAAGATCATGTTATTAGAACAGCACCGTCATCTGTAAACCTCTGCGCTGCAAACTGTCACCCGtgcccctgcctgctcctggggcgCCACGTAAATGCGGTGTTCTTGGGCACTGAAGGTTTAGGAGATCTGCGGTGTCCGTCTTTGGGACATACCTATGAAGTATGCTTTACTTAACAAGGCACTCTCCCTCCTTGACTCCCATGTGGCACTGTCGTCCAGTGACACTGACCTCAGAGTATCAGAGCAGTAGGAAGGAGTGTAATTAGAGAGGCCGCTCCcctggcaggcaggcagaggggtTTTTGCCTAAGTGCCGCCCTGTCCCACTTGTGCTGGCTCTGTGCTTTGCCGAGACCAGCGAGCCCTAGTCCCTGCCCTTAGTATTTTCCAATCAGAAAGTCAAGGCGACAGGCAGGAGCCTATCAAAGAACAGATCCTTGGTGACCTGGGCTGGAATGCCGCAGCAGTGGCTCGGAGGCAGCAGCCCCCTCGCTCCCGATGCTCTGCGCCCGTCTGGAGTGCATCGAGCTTCTGAAGGCCCTGGAGTGCCATACCCAGAGCTTCCGAAAGATTGTTTTCGGTAAAACAGTGTAAAAATGGAACACACCACCAACTTGAGGAAGGTTTTGATGTTCATCTTTCACGTTACTTGGCAGGATACACCTTCCTTGTTAAATAGGAGGCCCGCCGCTTCGAGGTCTGTGGCCTTTCCCTGGAGTTCTTCACATACAACCCAGGGTTGCTAGCTGTCTAAACAGGTCCCCTCCAGCCGCCCTGGGTCTGCCCGGGCCCCTTCTTGATCACTGGGGCTGCTCTTCTTCCTGGACCAAACGTCTTGTTGCTCCCAACATGGATGGTTCTCGGTACCTTGTTTCATGCTGACCAGCACCTTCCTCGAATAGTCCCTTTACTGTAAGTCACCTCCCCTTTCCACGGCCCAAGGACCAGCCCTCAGCGCCTTACATTACACATTTGGAGACGGCTGTGGCTAGACCTAAGTTTTTGATTTGCTggcccctgaaaaaaaaaaaaaaaaagaacagctcaAGAATGGCAAAAGAAGTCTGCAAAGAATATAGCTtccggcagggggtggggggaaatgacTCTTAAGTAATtcgtttttaaaatatttattaaaaaacttttttaatgtttatttttgagagacagaaagagtgcaagcaggagaggggcagagagagaagaagacaaagaatccaaagcagggcttcaggctctgagctagctgtcagcacagagcccgatgcggggctcgaactcccagaccacaagatcatgacctgagctgaagtcggatgctcagctgagccCCCCATAGAGATTTACTTCATTTCTATGCAGATCTGATGAGTCCCTGCTAGGACAGACTTAAGTTGAGGCGGTTCAGTTATTGTAGGAATTTTAGAAGTCTCAAAACATTTAAGTCGTGTTTTTGCTAAATTGGATATTAGTCTCAGTATTACAGTTAGTGAGCCTCAGCTGTGAATGTTAACAGTTTTGCCTGGGGGGCTGGTCCGCCCTTGGGACCCTAGCGCCTCTCCTGAGTATGTGCTAAGGGACAGGCCTCCTGGCGGCCACTGACGAGTGCACAGACCAGGCGCCCTGCCTGGGTCCTTCAGTGCCAGGTATAGGTGCGGCTCCCTTGCTGCTGGGTACCAATCTTCACTGCCTTCTTACAGTAAGTGATAACCATACCCTTTGTATCCTTCAGTCCCCATCTACGTACCGTTCCTCATCGTCGGGTCTGTCTTCGTTGCCTTCATCATCTTGGGGTCCCTGGTGGCAGCCTGCTGCTGCAGATGTCTCCGGCCGAAGCAGGAGCCCCAGCAGAGCCGCGCCCCCGGAGGGAGCCGCCTGATGGAGACCATCCCCATGATCCCCAGCGCCAGCACATCGCGAGGGTCCTCCTCCCGCCAGTCGAGCACTGCTGCTAGCTCCAGCTCCAGCGCCAACTCGGGGGCCCGGGCGCCCCCAACGAGGTCACAGACCAACTGCTGCTTGCCCGAGGGGACCATGAACAACGTGTATGTCAACATGCCCACGAATTTCTCTGTGCTGAACTGTCAGCAGGCCACCCAAATCGTGCCCCACCAAGGGCAGTACTTGCATCCCCCCTACGTGGGCTACGCGGTGCAGCACGACTCGGGGCCGATGACTCCTGTACCCCCTTTCCTGGACGGCCTGCAGACGGGCTTCCGGCAGATCCAGGCCCCTTTCCCTCACAGCAGCAGTGAGCAGAAGATGTACCCGGCTGTGACCGTGTAGCTCAGGGTGCCCGCCGGGGTCCTGTACGAGACGGAGGAGCACGGGGCTGCTGTGGATGCGGGAAGACTTCTCCAAGTGGAAGTCCACCCGCATTGCTGGCGAGGACAGCCCGAGTCTCTCGGATGGCTGCGTCTGCCCCCGACTGTCTGAAACCGTCTCTTTCCAAACGAGGCTTTCTGGGTATGGTTTCATCCCCGGTGCATGATTGAGTTAtgatgtggggggcgggggggaagcaTTGTCTGGAGACGCCTGTGTTATTGCCCGTGGATGTGTGACACATGCTTGAGGCCTTAGTGCCTTGAGGTATGGCTGTCGGAAGAATTTTGTAAACGGACAGATTAAGGGTTTCCATTCGatccttattattatttctgtttttgtttcttactgTCCAAGATCGGAGtagctgttccttcccttttgCCTGGGTAAGATTTTTTAAGCATCCAAGGTGCAGGGGCAGATGTAAAGAACAGAATTATTATAAAAGGAGATCCAGTTTGAACTCCCTGAGAGGAGTCCTTGATCTCAGTGTTTTCACAGGCACATCTCAATTTCATTGGAAAAAGATAGatctattttgtctatttttgtgcttttttttttggtctattttgtgcttttttacCTTGCGTAGAGATCTTATTACAAAGtgattttctacattaaaaagagACTGAAAGAAATTGTATAGTTACTTAACGAATGACATTTCAGAACTCTGggattattttaatctttaagtAGCGGGTGGTGTAGTAATACAGCCATTCATCTCATTCCTGATCGTATCATCTGATTTTCTGACTTCATAGCGACATCCAAGAAGAAGTAATTAGATGTTTTTATATTGAAATCAGAAGCTGCCACCTGCTGCTTCTCCAAGTGACTTGGGATTTTACCGTGTGGTACGGCTTGGCATTTTGTTGTATTCGGTCTTCGGATCCCTGTGTCTGTATATTACCGTGTGCGGGTAATTACTGTTAGAAATGAAGATCAGCATTTCTGCGTAGATCTGATAAGACGTTTTCttgttttcctataaaaattcaaagaaatgctTTCCAACGATACTTAGTATAACTTGTCAGCCATGATCTGAGACTTGGGATGAAATTTAAACCGCAAATACAATTTACTTTGCAAATCATGAGGCTTTTCATACTCCTGTTATCAAAATGGCTTATTTTTCAGGCAGGGGCACTTTCAAGTGAAGCGAAAAGCTTTTCAAAGttagtttctgttttcctctctcctttagTCCTCAACAAGCACTGTATTCATTGGTAATGTTCTGAATTATGAAATTCAAGTAGATCTGTGTACCGCTGGCTTGAGAGAAGGAAGTTTAAGTACATGCAAGTGTATTTCCATCTGCCGGCAAAACCAAGATTTGCAGTTAAACCGTGTGTGAGGTGTGGTCTTTCACACATTTATATCAGTAGTTTAtatgtccatccatccattatgTGTCTCCCCTGTTTTTCTCTCATCTCCACCTGTTATCTCTTTAGCTCATGACTGAATGATGTAAAAACCATTGTTGGCAATTGGTATCAGCGAAGATgctcaaatttttttaataacaaaggcAGGGGAAATCCTTTtacttattaataaatattttatggtatgAATTCCAAGGGAGTTgggcttctttcatttttgttttacttgctGACTCCTCGGATGGTCTTCTAAACTTGTTAACGTGGTAAAattgctaaaaattataaatattgcttTCTAGAACCAAGGGCCTCCCTTTAAAAGTAATTAGTGTCTTGTTTATATGTGCATTCTGTGCGTATTTTATGTATTCCAGGGGAAGTGTTGACAACACAAGAGAGTGTCTTTGGGATTTCTGTATTATCAGGCTCGTGTATGTGCCACACGTTGTCTTTGATGGAGGGTTCTGGGTCATCTAAGCAAATAAACTTCCTAGAAGCTTGGAGATGAAAAGGACCTCAGAGATCACTCAGCCTAGAGATTGGCAAACTTTTTTTCGTTGTTCGGGAAAGAGCCAGAGAGTAAGTATTTTATGCCTTGCACACCAGACGGTGTCTaccaactattcaactctgccacTGTCACAAAAAAGCAGATGAGTATGTCGCATTCCAATCAAACCTTACTGATGAACACCAACACTGAACTTCATAcaattttcacatgtcacaaaatacttgattttttttttttctcaacaacTTCAAAATGTGAAAGCCATTCTAAACTCCCGGGCCGTAAAAACGAGGCAGCGGGCTAGGTTTGGCCATTGATTGGTCTTAGCTCACCAAACCCTAATTGAGTCCATCGTTACCTGGTGCAGAAAGGAGTCCCTTTATGACATTTTTaatagccttaaaaaaatttttttaatgtttatttattgagacagagaaacagcatgagcaggggagggtcagagagatacagaatccaaagcaggctccaggctctgagctgtcagcagagagaccaatgcggggctcaaacccacgaactgtgagattatgacctgagccaaagtcggacacttaactgagtcgcccaggcgcccctaacagacttcttttaaatatagagtGTTTGCTTCTCtaaacttttccttcctttctacgtAGTACTAGATTAAAGCAAAAGTGCCctgtaataaatgaaatgagttcTTCACTTGGTGAGTGCTACCGGGTCttcccccaaatataaataacatcCTTGGATGCATCCTCAGATCTTTCAATTTTGATAAAAACTTGAGACGTTTAGCTGTCACAGTAAAAGGTTCAGATGCCTGGTTTAAGGATACCTTCCTTACTGGCATGAGACCAGAATCTGGAAGGTATGATCTGCACCCAGCAGAACTATTTTAAAGTtgtgctagaaaaaaaaatcagttacagATAGGAAAATAGTTTGCTGCTCTACCTTTTCTTCTGTATGAATCCTTGATTCATGATGGCTCTGGGGACTTCTGTATCCCTCTGGGGGGAAGTGAGACCCTCTGACTATAAGGAAGGAGAAATTAACCAGCTCTTTCTATAAATTTAAGGGCCAGTAAACTATTCGTCTCCTATCATTCCTGCTGTGGCTGAAAaagttacaatttattttttttataatagtttgtcaaattagtttccatataacacccagtgcttctccccacaagtgccccccaccatgaccatcccccctcccccctccccctcccccttcagtccatggtttgtctccagtattcggtagtctcccttgatctgtgtccctccctcttccctgctctctttcccccttcctctccccatggtcccctgccaggtctctcNNNNNNNNNNNNNNNNNNNNNNNNNNNNNNNNNNNNNNNNNNNNNNNNNNNNNNNNNNNNNNNNNNNNNNNNNNNNNNNNNNNNNNNNNNNNNNNNNNNNttctcattgccatgtagtattccattgtgtatatataccacatcttcttgatccatcagttgatggacatttaggttctttccatgatttggctattgtagaaagtgctgctatgaacattgaaaAAGTTACAATTTAACAGTAACGTCAACATCCAACGGTGAGAAGACCGTTCAGACAAATGAGTGCGGGCCCAGCAGATTTACTCTGCAGTGCTCCTGGCTTCAGGCTAGTGCTCCACCTTTGATTACGTTCCTAGATGCTTGAccaatatttcatatattaaatttaCCTCgagctcttttttttctcaagattacagttttatttagtGAATTCTATGatcttttctccttattttgatACAAATTAGGATTTAAGCTTCCATCAGAAGTATTTCCTGAGGAAGCCTTGAAAATCGGAACAGAGTTGGTGAGGAAAGTTGGCACAGCTGTCCCCAAATGGACTGGACACGGGAGAAAAATTTAAGTGGTGCTAACAGTCGGGACAGGGAAGGGTTTGGCCCCTACTGAGTAACAGCACTCACACACTCCCAGGCTGTGGTAGAGGCTGTTTCTTACAAATTCACATTATGTGTCCAGCACACTTAGCCTCAGTAAAGCATTAAAGTCCTTTAAGTGAATGAACAGAATGCTAGCTTTTAATTGCTTAAGCTTCTCAAGTGCTTAAAAGGAATATGTTTGTTTCTGCCTAAGGGACTTCAGAACCGAGACTTCAACTTAGCATGGGCTTCCTCTAGTCTGAATTGCAGCATTAGAACGTACAATGTGTGGACGTCCGCCTACACTGTCCACTGCACACCTCTACTCAGGGTACGTGCTTGGCGAAGCTTGGCGGAATCTGGGGAGAGGGGTTAGTATGGGCAGAGCAAGACATGTGACCGAACCCACCAGTCATCAGGATGGAGACCAAGCAGCCCAGGGACCTGCCCGCCCACGAGACTTGCTGAGTTACTGCTAAGTAAACAGCTAAGGAACTTTCTAGGCTTTTAAAACACGTGATCGCTTCCCCATTCTGCTTATTTCCCTCGCCTCTTGAGCGGGACACAAATTAAGCCGAGTGAGCAAGTTGTATAGTCCTGAGTGGAGGAAGCTCAAGGCAGGGGTGGTGTCTGTAGCTTCACACCCTGGGGACAAGTGTGGGCTCCGTGGGGACCGGGAGCCCGGGCGTGAGTCTGAACCTGGCCACTGGGGAAGCTACACCCTTTGTGTTCAACTTTTCAaagccatttcatttttaaaagggacAGCCTAAATATTGCAAGGAGGAATAAATCATGCATACAAATGAGAACACCGTTTCTCATCACTCAACCTtaatcctccttttcttttccttcttagatGGTAGAGCCTTCAGGACATTTCCACCCACTACCCCTtgccctttgtgtgtgtgtgtgtgtgtgtgtgtgtgtgtgtgtgtgtgtgtgtgtgtgtgttttaggagCTGGAGATCAGCTATGTTCATTTAGCCCATTCATCCCAAAATACTTACACAGAAAATTTCTTCACCTTCTAAAATGTCTTCCTTAACTGAAGACATGCATGTTACCATGCTTCGAGTACCTTGAAGGGGCTGAGTCAGTGAGAATGACAAAAAGTTAGaaactctggggcgcctgggtggctcagttcaggtgatgatctcacggttcgtgggttcgagccctgcattgggctatgtgctgacagctcagagcctggagcctacttcgaattctgtgtcttcctctctctctctctctctctctctctctctctctctctctgcccctccccaacttgtgctctgtctctctctctctctctcaaaaataaatattttaaaaaatattaaaaaatgaaacttttcctGAAAATTGAAGATAACGCTAGGTCAACAGTTCTTAGTGCATGCTTCGCACTTGATTTTCTTTGCCCTCTGTTCTTCTTGGATAGAATCCTTTACCAGTGACAAATGGAAGAATAAACCCCAGAGACAGTTACTCCTGTCCAAGGTGGTCAGTATGTTTGACCACTAACTGCCCCCCACAGCAACCAGGGCAAGATAACTTTGAGATAAACTTCCAGGTTTGTGGAGGGAGGTGGCTGTGTGGGTCATCGTGCCTTTCACAGCTGAAGCCTCGGAATGCCTCCACCATGTATACCCCAAATTGAAGGACCTGGACTCAAGCCAAGAATAAGAAGtttaggggcctctgggtggctcagtcagtgaagcgactgacttgattttggctcaggccatgatcttagggtttgtgggatggagccccaagtcggtctccacactgacagcatggagcctgcttaggattctctctctctctctctctctctctctctctctctctctctttctccctctctctcaaaataaattaaaaaaataagaaagcttttAAACCAAGGATAATAAAATGGGTAAAAAGTTTATGGGGGCAGCGTTAAGATTGATTTTAAACATCAAACTTGCATCTCAGTTTCAACCATCTTGAAATGTAGGTCTTTTCGCTTAGAAAAATCATAGGTTACACAAGACACCATTTACTCAGTAGACATAACAGCTGTAGAGGACTGATTGGCATCTGCAACATGTATATAAAATCACCACATGTGGATACGTATGTGTACAGAATGATCACAGGAAAATgtgaaacagaaacaacaaattaTGTGAGGCTGTTTCATCCAAGGCTCTGTTCTCAAtttctggtgggttttttttttttttttttttttaactggagctGGTTCACAGCACTTAGCTTTCCTTGTCTCAGCTGTAACTGGTTCTGTCGGGCTTCCGCTGGACTTGGAGGGACCCGTGTCACCAATGGTGACCTGTGTCTGAGTGCAGCGTTCCCTCCGGAACAGTGGATCAACCACACCCACCTCCTGGGTCAGGGTGCAGATGAAGAATATAACAGAGTAGCATCTAATAGGCTTTTATAATACACGTATaatttaatttcagatatttttaaccTGCCTGAgacaaagaaatacataatttatatcgACAAAATATGTCAATGATAGAGAGATAGATCCTTAGAACTATGTTAGgagattttccttatttttgtctcAATGACC is a window from the Suricata suricatta isolate VVHF042 chromosome 4, meerkat_22Aug2017_6uvM2_HiC, whole genome shotgun sequence genome containing:
- the SHISA2 gene encoding protein shisa-2 homolog; this translates as MWGGRRSAAAPPPNAASLLQLLLAALLAAGARASGEYCHGWLDAQGVWRLGFQCPERFDGGDATICCGSCALRYCCSSAEARLDQGGCDNDRQQGAGEPGRADKDGPEGSAVPIYVPFLIVGSVFVAFIILGSLVAACCCRCLRPKQEPQQSRAPGGSRLMETIPMIPSASTSRGSSSRQSSTAASSSSSANSGARAPPTRSQTNCCLPEGTMNNVYVNMPTNFSVLNCQQATQIVPHQGQYLHPPYVGYAVQHDSGPMTPVPPFLDGLQTGFRQIQAPFPHSSSEQKMYPAVTV